Proteins from one Buchnera aphidicola (Diuraphis noxia) genomic window:
- a CDS encoding peroxiredoxin has protein sequence MVLVTKEAPNFIAPAILKNNQIIETFDLKKYANQQSLILFFWPMDFTFVCPSEIIEFNNIYLELKKRNTKIVGVSIDSVFVHQAWKNTLPKNGGIGKINFPMVSDIKRNIQKLYGIEHPVLGVALRASFLIDANWIIRHQVVNDLPFGRNIKEIIRMVDAIDFHNKNGEVCPANWKNGENGMTPSIQGVSEYLSKKY, from the coding sequence ATGGTTTTAGTTACAAAAGAAGCTCCAAATTTTATAGCCCCAGCAATTCTAAAAAATAATCAAATTATTGAAACATTTGATCTGAAAAAATATGCTAATCAACAATCATTAATATTATTTTTCTGGCCTATGGATTTTACCTTTGTATGTCCATCTGAAATTATAGAATTTAATAATATTTACCTAGAATTGAAAAAAAGAAATACAAAAATTGTTGGTGTTTCAATTGATAGTGTTTTTGTTCATCAAGCTTGGAAAAATACGTTACCTAAAAATGGTGGAATTGGAAAAATTAATTTCCCTATGGTATCTGATATTAAACGAAATATTCAGAAACTTTATGGTATTGAACATCCTGTTCTTGGTGTAGCGTTAAGAGCTTCATTTTTAATTGATGCAAACTGGATTATACGTCATCAAGTTGTCAACGATCTGCCATTTGGAAGAAATATCAAAGAAATAATACGTATGGTTGATGCTATAGATTTTCATAATAAAAATGGTGAAGTATGCCCTGCTAATTGGAAAAACGGTGAGAATGGAATGACACCTTCTATACAAGGTGTTTCTGAATATTTAAGTAAAAAATATTAA
- the grpE gene encoding nucleotide exchange factor GrpE, with translation MDNQTNNLNANIAEEEKENIENDNKKIHNLKSQILKNEKKINEIELRKLAHIENIKKNTTETINTIKKEQIEKFLKTIIPIIDSLESIVQLSNKLDSKNEPLIEGIQLTLKSFLNTLFNLDVKIEGQEKELFNPNIHDAIRLEKSNTTPPNHIIFVDKKGFSLNKTILRKAKVIISKE, from the coding sequence ATGGATAATCAAACAAATAATTTAAATGCTAATATAGCAGAAGAAGAAAAAGAAAACATAGAAAATGATAATAAAAAAATTCATAACTTAAAGTCTCAAATATTAAAAAATGAAAAAAAAATAAATGAAATTGAATTGCGAAAATTAGCACATATAGAAAATATAAAAAAAAATACAACAGAAACAATAAATACAATAAAAAAAGAACAAATAGAAAAATTTTTAAAAACAATCATTCCTATAATCGATTCTCTTGAAAGTATTGTACAATTATCTAATAAATTAGACAGTAAAAATGAACCATTAATAGAAGGAATTCAATTGACGTTAAAATCTTTTTTAAATACGTTGTTCAATTTAGATGTAAAAATCGAAGGACAGGAAAAAGAACTTTTTAATCCTAATATTCATGATGCAATTCGCTTAGAAAAATCTAATACAACACCGCCTAATCATATTATTTTTGTAGATAAAAAGGGATTTAGTTTAAACAAAACAATATTACGAAAAGCCAAAGTAATAATTTCTAAAGAATAA
- the nadK gene encoding NAD(+) kinase has translation MKQYFTYIGIVGYPRHESALITHKILYKWLVKNGYKVFIECTVARALNLNNADTATLIEIGQSCDLAIVIGGDGNLLCAARVLSIYNIKIIGINRGNLGFLTDLNPDTGLKKLSEVLSGNYFLENRFLLDAQVCQKKNISKSSIAINEVVLHTKHLAHMIEFEVYIDDKFSFSQRADGLIISTPTGSTGYSLSAGGPIIATSLDAMVLVPMFPHTLSARPLVIHSDSIICLKFSKVETNLKISCDSQIVLTIKKGECVFIRRSSFYLRLVHPKSYNYFQTLTSKLNWSKKFF, from the coding sequence ATGAAGCAATATTTCACTTATATTGGTATTGTTGGATATCCCCGTCATGAGAGTGCATTAATAACACATAAGATACTTTATAAGTGGTTAGTAAAAAATGGTTATAAAGTTTTTATTGAATGTACTGTTGCTAGAGCATTAAATTTAAATAACGCTGATACTGCTACATTAATAGAAATTGGTCAATCTTGTGATTTAGCAATTGTTATAGGAGGAGATGGAAATTTATTATGTGCAGCACGTGTGTTATCTATTTATAATATTAAAATTATTGGGATTAATCGTGGTAATTTAGGTTTTCTGACTGATTTAAATCCTGATACCGGTTTAAAAAAGTTATCGGAAGTATTATCTGGAAATTATTTTTTAGAAAATCGTTTTTTATTAGATGCGCAAGTATGTCAAAAAAAAAATATTTCTAAATCTAGTATAGCAATAAATGAAGTAGTTTTGCATACGAAACATTTAGCTCATATGATAGAATTTGAAGTTTACATTGATGATAAATTTTCTTTTTCACAACGTGCAGACGGACTAATTATTTCAACGCCCACTGGTTCTACTGGTTATTCATTATCGGCAGGTGGTCCAATTATAGCTACATCTTTAGATGCTATGGTTTTAGTTCCGATGTTTCCTCATACCTTATCTGCTCGTCCATTAGTGATACACAGTGACAGTATCATTTGTTTAAAATTTTCTAAAGTAGAAACTAATTTAAAAATCAGTTGTGATAGTCAAATAGTTTTAACTATTAAAAAAGGTGAATGTGTTTTTATTCGTCGAAGTAGTTTTTATTTAAGACTTGTACATCCTAAAAGTTACAATTATTTTCAAACGTTAACTTCAAAATTAAATTGGTCTAAAAAGTTTTTTTAA
- the bamE gene encoding outer membrane protein assembly factor BamE domain-containing protein produces the protein MRHYKIILFILIFFSGCSLLERSEEHLNCSNKIYFNQNYLNKNYIGMTKKQIIYMFGIPIISDSFEDVYHYYFCNETDRNVFHKIILSLYFQGNKVISFKFDEI, from the coding sequence ATGAGACATTATAAAATAATACTATTTATTCTTATTTTTTTTTCTGGTTGTTCATTGTTAGAGAGAAGTGAAGAGCATTTGAATTGTTCAAACAAGATTTATTTTAATCAAAATTATTTAAATAAAAATTATATTGGAATGACAAAAAAACAAATCATTTATATGTTTGGAATTCCAATTATTTCTGATTCTTTTGAAGACGTTTATCATTATTATTTTTGTAATGAAACAGATAGAAATGTTTTTCATAAAATAATATTAAGTTTATACTTTCAAGGTAACAAAGTGATAAGTTTTAAGTTTGATGAAATCTAA
- the grxD gene encoding Grx4 family monothiol glutaredoxin, producing MNITQKIEKQIKNNIIIIYMKGTPQSPSCGFSAQAVQALSSCGEKFAYVDVLENSDIRNELPKYSNWPTFPQLWVDGELIGGCSIILDMLENGALKKLISNTVKKYKK from the coding sequence ATGAATATTACTCAAAAGATAGAAAAACAAATCAAAAATAATATTATTATAATTTATATGAAAGGAACACCTCAATCTCCTAGCTGTGGATTTTCCGCTCAAGCAGTTCAAGCTTTATCATCGTGTGGTGAAAAATTTGCTTATGTAGATGTTTTAGAAAATTCAGATATAAGAAATGAATTACCAAAATATTCGAATTGGCCAACGTTTCCGCAATTATGGGTAGATGGTGAATTGATTGGAGGTTGTAGCATTATTCTCGATATGTTAGAAAATGGAGCTCTAAAAAAATTAATATCAAATACAGTTAAGAAATATAAAAAATAA
- the rnt gene encoding ribonuclease T, with the protein MSTTQEFNLLSDRFRSFYPVVIDIETAGFNANTDALLEIAIITLKMDKLGWLHKENTLHFHIEPFAGSIINSDAIAFNKIDPFNPLRGAISEKIAINSILEMVNQGIKIQGCSKGIVVAHNANFDHNFLMAAIQRVKIKNNPFHPFVTFDTAALSGLVVGETVLAKACKAIGLKFDNNQAHSALYDTLQTANLFCELVNRWKRLGGWPLNQIKKK; encoded by the coding sequence ATGTCTACAACTCAAGAATTCAATTTATTAAGTGATCGATTTCGTAGTTTTTATCCTGTTGTTATAGATATTGAAACTGCAGGATTTAATGCTAACACTGACGCATTATTAGAAATTGCTATAATTACACTAAAAATGGATAAGCTAGGATGGCTACATAAAGAAAATACTTTACATTTTCATATAGAACCATTTGCAGGTTCTATAATAAATTCTGATGCAATAGCCTTTAATAAAATTGATCCTTTTAATCCATTACGTGGAGCTATTAGCGAAAAGATAGCAATTAATTCAATATTAGAAATGGTAAATCAAGGAATTAAAATACAAGGATGTAGTAAAGGTATTGTTGTTGCACATAACGCTAATTTCGATCATAATTTTTTAATGGCAGCAATTCAAAGAGTAAAAATAAAAAATAATCCTTTTCATCCATTTGTAACTTTTGATACTGCAGCACTCAGTGGTTTAGTAGTCGGTGAAACAGTTTTAGCTAAAGCATGCAAAGCGATTGGTTTAAAATTTGATAATAATCAAGCACATTCTGCACTGTATGATACATTGCAAACTGCAAATCTTTTTTGTGAATTAGTCAACCGTTGGAAACGTTTAGGCGGTTGGCCCTTAAATCAAATAAAAAAAAAATAA
- a CDS encoding Fe-Mn family superoxide dismutase: MSYVLPNLTYSYNALEPFFDEKTMKIHHTKHHQNYINNTNIILKNTTFSSLSIDELISIFNEINLENKQTLKNNAGGHINHSFFWKSLRVGTVLTHDLKTEIEKQFNTIDNFKKKFEEIALNHFGSGWVWLINQDGILSIVSTTNQDNPLMEKSTSKFYGTPIIGLDIWEHAYYLKYQNRRLDYIKAFWNVVDWEVASDRLQK, encoded by the coding sequence ATGAGTTATGTTCTTCCTAATCTGACTTATTCATATAATGCTTTAGAACCTTTTTTTGATGAAAAAACAATGAAAATTCATCATACTAAACATCATCAAAATTATATTAATAACACTAATATTATTTTAAAAAATACAACGTTTTCTTCTTTATCTATTGATGAATTAATTTCAATTTTCAATGAAATTAATTTAGAAAATAAACAGACACTAAAAAATAATGCAGGAGGACATATAAATCATAGTTTTTTTTGGAAAAGTCTAAGAGTAGGAACAGTTTTAACACATGATTTAAAAACAGAAATAGAAAAACAATTTAATACAATTGATAATTTTAAAAAAAAATTTGAAGAAATAGCACTTAATCATTTTGGATCTGGTTGGGTATGGTTGATAAATCAAGATGGTATCTTATCTATAGTATCTACTACGAATCAAGACAATCCTTTAATGGAAAAATCAACGTCTAAATTTTATGGTACTCCGATTATCGGATTAGATATATGGGAACATGCTTATTATTTAAAATATCAAAATAGACGATTAGATTACATTAAAGCATTTTGGAATGTAGTAGATTGGGAAGTAGCATCTGATCGTTTACAAAAATAA
- the pth gene encoding aminoacyl-tRNA hydrolase produces MIVGLSNPKKEYHQTRHNVGSWFVYLLAQRYLKILKEEKKFFGFTSFLNIESNYIRLLVPNIFMNLNGKSVFKMASFYNIHLNEILIVHDDLELNPGIAKLKHSYGHNGHNGLRSIICTFKKKTNFHRFRIGIGRPSSKSQVSSFVLSIPDKCEKFSIKQSILHAIEETIHSFILKT; encoded by the coding sequence ATGATAGTAGGATTATCTAATCCAAAAAAAGAGTATCATCAAACACGTCACAATGTCGGTTCTTGGTTTGTATACTTATTAGCTCAACGTTATTTAAAAATTTTGAAAGAAGAAAAAAAATTTTTTGGTTTTACTTCTTTTTTAAATATAGAATCGAATTATATTCGATTATTAGTTCCAAATATATTTATGAACTTAAATGGTAAATCAGTGTTTAAAATGGCCTCCTTTTATAATATACATTTAAATGAAATATTGATTGTTCATGATGATTTAGAATTGAATCCTGGCATTGCAAAACTGAAACACAGTTATGGACACAACGGTCACAATGGTCTAAGAAGTATTATTTGTACATTTAAAAAAAAAACTAATTTTCATAGATTTAGAATTGGAATTGGTCGTCCAAGTAGCAAATCTCAAGTTTCTTCTTTTGTTTTGTCAATTCCAGATAAATGTGAAAAATTTTCAATTAAACAATCTATTTTACATGCGATAGAAGAAACTATACATTCATTCATTTTAAAAACTTAA
- the ychF gene encoding redox-regulated ATPase YchF yields MGFKCGIVGLPNIGKSTLFNLLTKGNSAVANFPFCTIEPNIAKVSVLDERLNRLANIVLPKKIIHASIEFIDIAGLVKGAAQGEGLGNQFLNNIRETNAIAHVVRCFQDNKISHVYDDIKPERDIEIINTELILSDLDVCEKHLLKYKKKTTLRTQDVQKKINILEKCIKHLTQCLMLKNLNLNLDERNTISSLRLLTLKPTMYIANMNEEKESLLLLKKVYHIAKKENAPVIPISANLELDLIKMNEIEKKSFMKVFNIKSLGLNNIISAGYQLLKLITFFTVGKKEIRAWPILDGSTSLQAAHKIHTDFSKGFIRVQIIKYNDFIKYKNEVKIRELGKCTKEGKNYKIEDGDIVHFLFNV; encoded by the coding sequence ATGGGCTTTAAATGCGGTATCGTAGGACTACCTAACATTGGTAAATCTACTTTATTTAATTTGTTAACAAAAGGAAATTCAGCTGTTGCTAATTTTCCATTCTGTACTATTGAACCAAATATAGCTAAGGTTTCTGTCTTAGATGAACGTCTGAATAGACTTGCTAATATTGTTCTTCCAAAAAAGATTATACATGCATCTATAGAATTTATAGATATTGCTGGATTAGTTAAAGGAGCTGCTCAAGGAGAAGGTTTAGGAAACCAATTTTTAAATAATATACGAGAAACAAATGCTATAGCTCATGTTGTACGTTGTTTTCAAGATAATAAAATCAGTCATGTTTATGACGACATTAAACCTGAAAGAGATATAGAAATCATCAATACTGAATTGATATTATCGGATTTAGATGTTTGTGAAAAACATTTGTTAAAGTATAAAAAAAAAACAACATTACGAACTCAAGATGTGCAAAAAAAAATCAATATTTTAGAAAAATGTATTAAACATTTAACACAATGTTTAATGTTAAAAAATCTTAATCTAAATTTAGATGAAAGAAATACTATTAGTTCTTTACGTCTTTTAACCTTGAAACCGACTATGTATATAGCAAATATGAATGAAGAAAAAGAATCTTTGCTTCTTTTAAAAAAAGTATATCATATAGCTAAAAAAGAAAATGCTCCAGTAATTCCAATTTCTGCAAATCTAGAACTAGATTTAATTAAGATGAATGAAATAGAAAAAAAATCTTTTATGAAAGTTTTCAATATAAAAAGTTTAGGTCTAAATAATATTATTTCAGCAGGGTATCAATTGTTAAAATTAATTACTTTTTTTACCGTGGGTAAAAAAGAAATTCGTGCTTGGCCTATTCTTGATGGTAGTACTAGTCTTCAAGCAGCTCATAAAATACATACTGATTTTAGTAAAGGTTTTATTAGAGTGCAAATTATTAAATATAACGATTTTATAAAATATAAAAACGAAGTAAAAATAAGAGAACTTGGAAAGTGTACAAAAGAAGGAAAAAATTATAAAATAGAAGATGGTGATATCGTACATTTTCTTTTTAATGTGTAA
- the thrC gene encoding threonine synthase, producing the protein MKLYNLKNHNEKVNFSTAVKLGLGQKQGLFFPVELPVINNIQLSEILKMDFITRSTEILSRFIYNEISKEELYKNVKTAFSFKQPVKVKITNNIHCFELFHGPTLAFKDFGARFMAQMILSINKNNESVTILTATSGDTGAAVAHAFYKMKNVRVIILYPKGKISELQEKLFCTLGKNIKTISINGSFDDCQNLVKEAFNDKKLKESIGLNSANSINISRLLAQICYYFEAFSLIPKEKRNNLVIAVPCGNFGNLTAGLLAKSLGLPIKSFIACTNDNDTVPRFLKDGQWNPKKTVSTISNAMDISQPNNWTRIEELFNRKKWNLKELRFGSVSDSVTKETLKELFQLGYVSEPHAAIAFRLLRNQLKKDEFGLFLGTAHPAKFKNTVETIIKNKILLPNELNNRINLPLLSYNINPDFKKLKQFLIEK; encoded by the coding sequence ATGAAACTTTATAATTTAAAAAATCATAATGAAAAAGTTAATTTTTCTACAGCTGTAAAATTAGGACTAGGACAAAAACAAGGATTGTTTTTTCCAGTAGAATTACCTGTTATTAATAACATACAATTATCAGAAATATTAAAAATGGATTTTATTACACGTAGTACTGAAATACTTTCTAGATTTATTTATAATGAAATTTCTAAAGAAGAATTATATAAAAATGTAAAAACAGCTTTTTCATTTAAACAGCCAGTAAAAGTCAAAATTACCAACAACATACATTGTTTTGAATTATTTCATGGTCCAACATTAGCATTTAAAGATTTTGGCGCACGCTTTATGGCACAAATGATACTGTCAATTAATAAAAATAATGAATCTGTTACTATTTTAACTGCCACATCAGGTGATACAGGTGCAGCAGTAGCACATGCATTTTATAAAATGAAAAATGTTAGAGTAATTATTTTATATCCAAAAGGAAAAATCAGTGAATTACAAGAAAAATTATTTTGTACTTTAGGGAAAAATATTAAAACCATATCAATTAACGGCAGTTTTGATGATTGTCAAAACTTAGTGAAAGAAGCATTTAATGATAAAAAATTAAAAGAATCGATAGGATTAAATTCAGCTAATTCTATAAATATTAGTCGATTATTAGCTCAAATATGTTATTACTTTGAAGCATTTTCTTTAATTCCTAAAGAAAAAAGAAATAATTTAGTGATAGCAGTCCCATGTGGTAATTTTGGTAATTTAACTGCCGGGTTACTAGCTAAATCTCTTGGTTTACCAATTAAATCATTCATAGCATGTACTAATGATAATGATACAGTGCCAAGGTTTCTTAAAGATGGTCAATGGAATCCAAAAAAAACTGTATCTACAATATCTAATGCAATGGATATTAGTCAACCTAATAATTGGACTAGAATAGAAGAATTATTTAATCGAAAAAAATGGAATTTAAAAGAACTTAGATTTGGTAGTGTATCAGATAGTGTTACAAAAGAAACATTAAAAGAACTTTTTCAATTAGGTTATGTTTCTGAACCTCATGCTGCAATTGCATTTCGATTATTACGAAATCAATTAAAAAAAGATGAATTTGGATTATTTTTAGGAACTGCACATCCAGCTAAATTTAAAAATACTGTAGAAACAATAATCAAAAATAAAATTTTATTACCTAATGAATTAAACAATCGAATTAATTTACCATTATTATCTTATAATATTAATCCTGATTTTAAAAAGTTAAAACAATTTTTAATAGAAAAATAA
- the thrB gene encoding homoserine kinase: MIKIYAPASIGNVGVGFDILGAAITPINETLLGDLITIEPSNKFQLVNKGLFSSKLPKKTEENIVWKCWSKFCKVVKKNIPVSIVLEKNMPIGSGLGSSACSIVATLVAINEFCNKPLNSKELLVLMGQIEGEISGEIHYDNVAPSYLGGLQLILEDTEIISQKIPSFKHWFWVIAWPGFKVSTAAARKILPKQYKKNICIKNSRYLAGFIHASYSQQPNLAARLIQDFIAEPYRMKLLPNFLKTKEKIKKIGAISCGISGSGPTIFAISDNIKIAQKISLWLKKYYLKNETGFVHICFLDMQGARKIG, from the coding sequence ATGATTAAAATTTATGCACCAGCTTCTATTGGTAATGTTGGAGTAGGATTTGATATTTTAGGTGCAGCAATCACACCTATAAATGAAACTCTATTAGGTGATCTTATAACAATAGAACCATCAAATAAATTTCAATTAGTTAATAAAGGTCTTTTTTCTAGTAAATTACCTAAAAAGACTGAAGAAAATATTGTTTGGAAATGCTGGTCAAAATTTTGTAAAGTTGTAAAAAAAAACATCCCAGTATCTATTGTTCTTGAAAAGAATATGCCTATTGGATCAGGATTAGGTTCTAGTGCATGTTCTATTGTTGCTACATTAGTAGCAATAAATGAATTTTGTAATAAACCTTTAAATTCTAAAGAATTATTAGTATTAATGGGTCAAATAGAAGGTGAAATATCTGGTGAGATACACTATGATAATGTGGCTCCATCTTATTTAGGAGGTTTACAACTGATATTAGAAGATACTGAAATCATCAGCCAAAAAATACCAAGTTTTAAACATTGGTTTTGGGTAATAGCTTGGCCAGGGTTTAAAGTATCTACTGCAGCAGCAAGAAAAATATTACCTAAACAATATAAAAAAAACATTTGTATTAAGAATAGTCGTTATTTAGCTGGATTTATTCATGCCTCATATAGTCAACAACCTAATTTAGCAGCTAGATTAATACAAGATTTTATTGCAGAACCATATCGTATGAAATTGCTACCTAATTTTTTAAAAACCAAAGAAAAAATAAAAAAAATCGGAGCTATAAGCTGTGGAATATCAGGATCAGGACCTACTATTTTCGCGATTTCGGATAACATAAAAATAGCTCAAAAAATATCTTTATGGTTGAAAAAATATTATTTAAAAAATGAAACAGGGTTCGTTCATATTTGTTTTTTAGATATGCAAGGTGCACGTAAAATAGGATAA
- the thrA gene encoding bifunctional aspartate kinase/homoserine dehydrogenase I, producing MKLLKFGGTSLASAKKFLCVANIIEQNIRSEQTAVVLSAPAKITNYLVSIIETITQENKTLDIINLTETVFINLIKDLSKIQSNFPFLKIKNIINKEFNRLKQIIHGVMLLQQCPDSIRAIIISRGEILSIYIMKSILKSKNYNVTVINPIKQLVSSGTYLDSTINIIESKKRIENMTIDKDDIILMPGFIAGNEKQELSVLGRNGSDYSAAVLAVCLNAKICEIWTDVDGVFTCDPREVSNAYLLKSISYKEAMELSYFGAKVLHPRTIEPIAKFKIPCVIKNTNNPNSSGTVICSSNFSKEKRLKGVTHLDHIMMLHVSVLLTKKMNNIISRILNIMSQNNIKIILITQSSSQNKINFCILKDKTNLALSSLNKELQLELKNCLLKPFKVTKNLSILSVVGSDIYKKNNIASKIFSSLGNSKINVLAIAQGSSKHSISVVIKTKNILNAVRNVHDILFYNKKIIHVFLIGIGGVGGTLLKQILRQHTFLNINNIEIKIRIIANSKKILISNDTIDLLHWEKDFQKTTEEFNIKKLNNIIQNHCCTNSVIIDCTSDELLSEQYINFLYSGFHIIASNKKANTSKWEYYQEIRNAVSKTNKKFLYETNVGAGLPVIETIQNLFKTGDKLIRFKGILSGSLSFIFGKLEEGVLLSKATQEARKLGFTEPNPCDDLSGIDVARKLLILAREAGHKIELKNIKIEPLLPITFKKHKDVNKFLVELKKLDAHFLQLINKALDSGNVLRYVGTIEETGECFIKLEEVNVNDPLYKIKNGENALAFYTNYYQSIPLVLRGYGAGNNVTASGVFSDLLRILS from the coding sequence ATGAAATTACTAAAATTTGGTGGTACCTCACTAGCTAGTGCAAAAAAATTTTTATGTGTAGCTAATATTATAGAACAAAATATACGATCTGAACAAACTGCAGTTGTGCTTTCAGCACCAGCTAAAATTACTAATTATTTAGTTTCAATTATAGAAACAATCACTCAAGAAAACAAAACGTTAGACATCATTAACCTAACAGAAACTGTTTTTATCAATTTAATAAAAGATTTATCAAAAATACAATCTAATTTTCCATTTTTAAAAATAAAAAATATCATAAATAAAGAATTTAATCGATTAAAACAAATAATACATGGAGTAATGTTATTACAACAATGTCCAGATAGTATTCGTGCAATCATTATTTCTCGCGGAGAAATACTATCAATCTATATTATGAAAAGTATATTGAAATCTAAAAACTATAATGTCACTGTTATTAATCCTATTAAACAACTTGTATCTTCAGGAACTTATTTAGATTCTACTATTAATATAATTGAGTCTAAAAAACGTATTGAAAATATGACTATAGATAAAGACGATATTATTTTAATGCCTGGATTTATTGCAGGAAATGAAAAACAAGAATTATCAGTATTAGGACGAAATGGTTCAGATTACTCTGCTGCAGTTTTAGCTGTCTGTTTAAACGCAAAAATCTGTGAAATTTGGACTGATGTTGATGGAGTATTTACATGTGACCCAAGAGAAGTCTCTAACGCGTATTTACTAAAATCAATATCATATAAAGAAGCAATGGAATTATCTTATTTCGGCGCAAAGGTACTTCATCCTCGTACGATTGAACCAATTGCTAAATTTAAAATTCCTTGCGTTATAAAAAATACTAATAATCCTAACTCTTCTGGTACTGTCATTTGTTCTAGTAATTTTTCAAAAGAAAAACGTTTAAAGGGAGTTACTCATCTCGATCATATAATGATGTTACACGTATCTGTATTGTTGACAAAAAAAATGAACAATATTATTTCACGTATACTTAATATTATGTCACAAAATAATATTAAAATAATATTAATTACTCAATCATCTTCTCAAAACAAAATTAATTTTTGTATTTTAAAAGATAAAACTAATCTAGCTTTATCTTCTTTAAATAAAGAATTGCAATTAGAATTAAAAAATTGCCTATTAAAACCTTTTAAAGTTACAAAAAATTTATCTATTTTATCTGTAGTGGGATCAGATATTTATAAAAAAAATAATATTGCATCAAAAATTTTTTCTTCTTTAGGTAATTCGAAAATTAATGTTTTAGCAATTGCACAAGGATCGTCCAAACATTCTATTTCTGTAGTCATTAAAACAAAAAATATTTTAAATGCAGTTAGAAACGTACATGACATATTGTTTTATAATAAAAAAATTATTCATGTATTTTTAATTGGAATAGGTGGTGTAGGTGGTACTTTATTAAAACAAATACTCAGACAACACACATTTTTAAATATAAACAATATAGAAATCAAGATTCGTATTATTGCTAACTCTAAAAAAATATTAATTTCAAATGATACAATTGATTTATTACATTGGGAAAAAGATTTCCAAAAAACAACAGAAGAATTTAATATAAAAAAATTAAATAATATAATACAAAATCACTGTTGTACAAACTCAGTGATTATTGATTGCACATCTGATGAATTACTATCGGAACAATATATAAATTTTTTATATAGTGGATTTCATATAATAGCTTCTAATAAAAAAGCAAATACTAGTAAATGGGAATACTATCAAGAAATAAGAAATGCAGTTTCTAAAACAAATAAAAAATTTTTATATGAAACTAATGTTGGAGCGGGACTACCAGTTATAGAAACAATTCAAAATTTATTTAAAACAGGTGATAAACTTATTCGTTTTAAAGGTATATTATCTGGATCTTTATCTTTTATTTTTGGAAAACTTGAAGAAGGAGTTTTATTATCAAAAGCTACTCAAGAAGCTAGAAAATTAGGTTTTACTGAACCTAACCCATGTGATGATTTATCTGGTATAGATGTAGCTAGAAAACTACTAATTTTAGCACGTGAAGCTGGACATAAAATAGAATTAAAAAACATAAAAATCGAACCGTTATTACCGATTACATTTAAAAAACATAAAGATGTAAACAAATTCTTAGTAGAATTAAAAAAATTAGATGCACATTTTTTACAACTAATTAACAAAGCTCTTGATTCTGGAAATGTATTACGTTATGTAGGAACTATAGAAGAAACAGGAGAATGTTTCATAAAGCTTGAAGAAGTAAATGTAAACGATCCATTATATAAAATAAAAAATGGTGAAAACGCATTAGCATTTTATACTAATTATTATCAATCGATTCCTCTTGTATTAAGAGGTTATGGCGCTGGTAATAACGTTACAGCATCTGGAGTGTTTTCCGATTTACTGCGCATACTATCATAA